In Chlorocebus sabaeus isolate Y175 chromosome 11, mChlSab1.0.hap1, whole genome shotgun sequence, one DNA window encodes the following:
- the MAP3K12 gene encoding mitogen-activated protein kinase kinase kinase 12 isoform X1 has protein sequence MACLHETRTPSPSFGGFVSTLSEASMRKLDPDTSDCTPEKDLTPTQCVLRDVVPLGGQGGGGPSPSPGGEPPPEPFANSVLQLHEQDAGGPGGAAGSPESRASRVRADEVRLQCQSGSGFLEGLFGCLRPVWTMIGKAYSTEHKQQQEDLWEVPFEEILDLQWVGSGAQGAVFLGRFHGEEVAVKKVRDLKETDIKHLRKLKHPNIITFKGVCTQAPCYCILMEFCAQGQLYEVLRAGRPVTPSLLVDWSMGIAGGMNYLHLHKIIHRDLKSPNMLITYDDVVKISDFGTSKELSDKSTKMSFAGTVAWMAPEVIRNEPVSEKVDIWSFGVVLWELLTGEIPYKDVDSSAIIWGVGSNSLHLPVPSSCPDGFKILLRQCWNSKPRNRPSFRQILLHLDIASADVLSTPQETYFKSQAEWREEVKLHFEKIKSEGTCLHRLEEELVMRRREELRHALDIREHYERKLERANNLYMELNALMLQLELKERELLRREQALERRCPGLLKTHPSRGLLHGNTMEKLIKKRNVPQKLSPHSKRPDILKTESLLPKLDAALSGVGLPGCPKGPPSPGRSRRGKTRHRKASAKGSCGDLPGLRTAVPPHEPGGPGSLGGGPSAWEACPPALRGLHHDLLLRKMSSSSPDLLSAALGSRGRGATSGAGDPGSPPPARGDTPPSEGSAPGSTSPDSPGGAKGEPPPPVGPGEGVGLLGTGREGTSGRGGSRAGSQHLTPAALLYRAAVTRSQKRGISSEEEEGEVDSEVELTSSQRWPQSLNMRQSLSTFSSENPSDGEEGTASEPSPSGTPEVGSTNTDERPDERSDDMCSQGSEIPLDPPPSEVIPSPEPSSLPIPHQELLRGKQGPPNSEDSDCDSTELDNSSSVDALRPPASLPP, from the exons ATGGCTTGCCTCCATGAGACCCGAACACCCTCTCCTTCCTTTGGGGGCTTCGTGTCTACCCTAAGTGAGGCATCCATGCGCAAGCTGGACCCAGACACTTCTGACTGCACTCCCGAGAAGGACCTGACGCCTACCCAGTGTGTACTTCGAGATGTGGTACCCCTTggtgggcagggtgggggagggcccagcccctccccaggtgGAGAGCCGCCCCCTGAGCCTTTTGCCAACAGTGTCCTGCAGCTACATGAGCAGGATGCAGGGGGCCCAGGGGGCGCAGCTGGGTCACCTGAGAGTCGGGCATCCAGAGTTCGAGCTGACGAGGTGCGACTGCAGTGCCAGAGTGGCAGTGGCTTCCTTGAGGGCCTCTTTGGCTGCCTGCGCCCTGTCTGGACCATGATTGGCAAAGCCTACTCCACTGAGCACAAGCAGCAGCAGGAAG ACCTTTGGGAGGTCCCCTTTGAGGAAATCCTGGACCTGCAGTGGGTGGGCTCAGGGGCCCAGGGTGCTGTCTTCCTGGGGCGCTTCCACGGGGAGGAGGTGGCTGTGAAGAAGGTGCGAGACCTCAAAGAAACCGACATCAAGCACTTGCGAAAGCTGAAGCACCCCAACATCATCACCTTCAA GGGTGTGTGTACCCAGGCTCCCTGCTACTGCATCCTCATGGAGTTCTGCGCCCAGGGCCAGCTATATGAGGTACTGCGGGCTGGCCGCCCTGTCACCCCCTCCTTACTGGTTGACTGGTCCATGGGCATCGCCGGTGGCATGAACTACCTGCACCTACACAAGATTATCCACAGGGATCTCAAGTCACCCAA CATGCTAATCACCTACGACGATGTGGTGAAGATCTCAGATTTTGGCACTTCCAAGGAGCTGAGTGACAAGAGCACCaagatgtcctttgcagggacagtAGCCTGGATGGCCCCTGAGGTGATCCGCAATGAGCCTGTGTCTGAGAAGGTCGACATCTG GTCCTTTGGTGTGGTGCTGTGGGAACTGCTGACTGGTGAGATCCCCTACAAAGACGTAGATTCCTCAGCCATCATCTGGGGTGTGGGAAGCAACAGTCTCCATCTGCCCGTGCCCTCCAGTTGCCCAGATGGTTTCAAGATCCTACTTCGCCAGTGCTG GAATAGCAAACCGCGAAATCGCCCATCATTCCGACAGATTCTGCTGCATCTGGACATTGCCTCAGCTGATGTACTCTCCACACCCCAGGAGACTTACTTTAAGTCCCAG GCAGAGTGGCgggaagaagtaaaactgcaCTTTGAAAAGATTAAGTCAGAAGGGACCTGTCTGCACCGCCTAGAAGAGGAACTGGTgatgagaaggagggaggagctCAG ACATGCCCTGGACATCAGGGAGCACTATGAAAGGAAGCTGGAGAGAGCCAACAACCTGTATATGGAACTTAATGCCCTCATGTTGCAGCTGGAACTCAAGGAGAGGGAGCTGCTCAG GCGAGAGCAAGCTTTAGAGCGGAGGTGCCCAGGCCTGCTGAAGACACACCCTTCCCGGGGCCTCCTGCATGGAAACACAATGGAAAAGCTTATCAAGAAGAGGAATGTGCCACAGAAGCTGTCACCCCATAGCAAAAG aCCAGATATCCTCAAGACAGAGTCTTTGCTACCTAAACTAGATGCAGCCCTAAGTGGGGTTGGGCTTCCTGGGTGTCCTAAGGGTCCCCCCTCACCAGGACGGAGTCGCCGTGGCAAGACCCGTCACCGCAAGGCCAGCGCCAAGGGGAGCTGTGGGGACCTGCCTGGGCTTCGTACAGCTGTGCCACCCCATGAACCTGGAGGACCAGGAAGCCTAGGAGGGGGACCCTCAGCCTGGGAGGCCTGCCCTCCCGCCCTCCGTGGGCTTCATCATGACCTCCTGCTCCGCAAAATGTCATCATCATCCCCAGACCTGCTGTCAGCAGCACTAGGGTCCCGGGGCCGGGGGGCCACAAGCGGAGCTGGGGATCCTGGCTCACCACCTCCGGCCCGGGGTGACACCCCACCAAGTGAGGGATCAGCCCCTGGCTCCACCAGCCCAGATTCACCTGGGGGAGCCAAAGGGGAGCCACCTCCTCCAGTAGGGCCCGGTGAAGGTGTGGGGCTTCTGGGAACTGGAAGGGAAGGGACCTCGGGCCGGGGAGGAAGCCGGGCTGGGTCCCAGCACTTGACCCCAGCTGCACTGCTGTACAGGGCTGCCGTCACCCGAAGTCAG AAACGTGGCATCTCatcagaagaggaggaaggagaggtggaCAGTGAAGTAGAGCTGACATCAAGCCAGAG GTGGCCTCAGAGCCTGAACATGCGCCAGTCACTATCTACCTTCAGCTCAGAGAATCCATCAGATGGGGAGGAAGGCACAGCTAGTGAACCTTCCCCCAGTGGCACACCTGAAGTCGGCAGCACCAACACTGATGAGCGGCCAGATGAGCGGTCTGATGACATGTGTTCCCAGGGCTCAGAAATCCCACTGGACCCACCTCCTTCAGAGGTCATCCCCAGCCCAGAACCCAGCTCCCTGCCCATTCCACACCAGGAACTTCTCAGAGGAAAGCAG GGCCCTCCCAATTCTGAGGACTCAGACTGTGACAGCACTGAATTGGACAACTCCAGCAGCGTTGATGCCTTGCGGCCCCCAGCTTCCCTCCCTCCATGA
- the MAP3K12 gene encoding mitogen-activated protein kinase kinase kinase 12 isoform X2, which produces MACLHETRTPSPSFGGFVSTLSEASMRKLDPDTSDCTPEKDLTPTHVLQLHEQDAGGPGGAAGSPESRASRVRADEVRLQCQSGSGFLEGLFGCLRPVWTMIGKAYSTEHKQQQEDLWEVPFEEILDLQWVGSGAQGAVFLGRFHGEEVAVKKVRDLKETDIKHLRKLKHPNIITFKGVCTQAPCYCILMEFCAQGQLYEVLRAGRPVTPSLLVDWSMGIAGGMNYLHLHKIIHRDLKSPNMLITYDDVVKISDFGTSKELSDKSTKMSFAGTVAWMAPEVIRNEPVSEKVDIWSFGVVLWELLTGEIPYKDVDSSAIIWGVGSNSLHLPVPSSCPDGFKILLRQCWNSKPRNRPSFRQILLHLDIASADVLSTPQETYFKSQAEWREEVKLHFEKIKSEGTCLHRLEEELVMRRREELRHALDIREHYERKLERANNLYMELNALMLQLELKERELLRREQALERRCPGLLKTHPSRGLLHGNTMEKLIKKRNVPQKLSPHSKRPDILKTESLLPKLDAALSGVGLPGCPKGPPSPGRSRRGKTRHRKASAKGSCGDLPGLRTAVPPHEPGGPGSLGGGPSAWEACPPALRGLHHDLLLRKMSSSSPDLLSAALGSRGRGATSGAGDPGSPPPARGDTPPSEGSAPGSTSPDSPGGAKGEPPPPVGPGEGVGLLGTGREGTSGRGGSRAGSQHLTPAALLYRAAVTRSQKRGISSEEEEGEVDSEVELTSSQRWPQSLNMRQSLSTFSSENPSDGEEGTASEPSPSGTPEVGSTNTDERPDERSDDMCSQGSEIPLDPPPSEVIPSPEPSSLPIPHQELLRGKQGPPNSEDSDCDSTELDNSSSVDALRPPASLPP; this is translated from the exons ATGGCTTGCCTCCATGAGACCCGAACACCCTCTCCTTCCTTTGGGGGCTTCGTGTCTACCCTAAGTGAGGCATCCATGCGCAAGCTGGACCCAGACACTTCTGACTGCACTCCCGAGAAGGACCTGACGCCTACCCA TGTCCTGCAGCTACATGAGCAGGATGCAGGGGGCCCAGGGGGCGCAGCTGGGTCACCTGAGAGTCGGGCATCCAGAGTTCGAGCTGACGAGGTGCGACTGCAGTGCCAGAGTGGCAGTGGCTTCCTTGAGGGCCTCTTTGGCTGCCTGCGCCCTGTCTGGACCATGATTGGCAAAGCCTACTCCACTGAGCACAAGCAGCAGCAGGAAG ACCTTTGGGAGGTCCCCTTTGAGGAAATCCTGGACCTGCAGTGGGTGGGCTCAGGGGCCCAGGGTGCTGTCTTCCTGGGGCGCTTCCACGGGGAGGAGGTGGCTGTGAAGAAGGTGCGAGACCTCAAAGAAACCGACATCAAGCACTTGCGAAAGCTGAAGCACCCCAACATCATCACCTTCAA GGGTGTGTGTACCCAGGCTCCCTGCTACTGCATCCTCATGGAGTTCTGCGCCCAGGGCCAGCTATATGAGGTACTGCGGGCTGGCCGCCCTGTCACCCCCTCCTTACTGGTTGACTGGTCCATGGGCATCGCCGGTGGCATGAACTACCTGCACCTACACAAGATTATCCACAGGGATCTCAAGTCACCCAA CATGCTAATCACCTACGACGATGTGGTGAAGATCTCAGATTTTGGCACTTCCAAGGAGCTGAGTGACAAGAGCACCaagatgtcctttgcagggacagtAGCCTGGATGGCCCCTGAGGTGATCCGCAATGAGCCTGTGTCTGAGAAGGTCGACATCTG GTCCTTTGGTGTGGTGCTGTGGGAACTGCTGACTGGTGAGATCCCCTACAAAGACGTAGATTCCTCAGCCATCATCTGGGGTGTGGGAAGCAACAGTCTCCATCTGCCCGTGCCCTCCAGTTGCCCAGATGGTTTCAAGATCCTACTTCGCCAGTGCTG GAATAGCAAACCGCGAAATCGCCCATCATTCCGACAGATTCTGCTGCATCTGGACATTGCCTCAGCTGATGTACTCTCCACACCCCAGGAGACTTACTTTAAGTCCCAG GCAGAGTGGCgggaagaagtaaaactgcaCTTTGAAAAGATTAAGTCAGAAGGGACCTGTCTGCACCGCCTAGAAGAGGAACTGGTgatgagaaggagggaggagctCAG ACATGCCCTGGACATCAGGGAGCACTATGAAAGGAAGCTGGAGAGAGCCAACAACCTGTATATGGAACTTAATGCCCTCATGTTGCAGCTGGAACTCAAGGAGAGGGAGCTGCTCAG GCGAGAGCAAGCTTTAGAGCGGAGGTGCCCAGGCCTGCTGAAGACACACCCTTCCCGGGGCCTCCTGCATGGAAACACAATGGAAAAGCTTATCAAGAAGAGGAATGTGCCACAGAAGCTGTCACCCCATAGCAAAAG aCCAGATATCCTCAAGACAGAGTCTTTGCTACCTAAACTAGATGCAGCCCTAAGTGGGGTTGGGCTTCCTGGGTGTCCTAAGGGTCCCCCCTCACCAGGACGGAGTCGCCGTGGCAAGACCCGTCACCGCAAGGCCAGCGCCAAGGGGAGCTGTGGGGACCTGCCTGGGCTTCGTACAGCTGTGCCACCCCATGAACCTGGAGGACCAGGAAGCCTAGGAGGGGGACCCTCAGCCTGGGAGGCCTGCCCTCCCGCCCTCCGTGGGCTTCATCATGACCTCCTGCTCCGCAAAATGTCATCATCATCCCCAGACCTGCTGTCAGCAGCACTAGGGTCCCGGGGCCGGGGGGCCACAAGCGGAGCTGGGGATCCTGGCTCACCACCTCCGGCCCGGGGTGACACCCCACCAAGTGAGGGATCAGCCCCTGGCTCCACCAGCCCAGATTCACCTGGGGGAGCCAAAGGGGAGCCACCTCCTCCAGTAGGGCCCGGTGAAGGTGTGGGGCTTCTGGGAACTGGAAGGGAAGGGACCTCGGGCCGGGGAGGAAGCCGGGCTGGGTCCCAGCACTTGACCCCAGCTGCACTGCTGTACAGGGCTGCCGTCACCCGAAGTCAG AAACGTGGCATCTCatcagaagaggaggaaggagaggtggaCAGTGAAGTAGAGCTGACATCAAGCCAGAG GTGGCCTCAGAGCCTGAACATGCGCCAGTCACTATCTACCTTCAGCTCAGAGAATCCATCAGATGGGGAGGAAGGCACAGCTAGTGAACCTTCCCCCAGTGGCACACCTGAAGTCGGCAGCACCAACACTGATGAGCGGCCAGATGAGCGGTCTGATGACATGTGTTCCCAGGGCTCAGAAATCCCACTGGACCCACCTCCTTCAGAGGTCATCCCCAGCCCAGAACCCAGCTCCCTGCCCATTCCACACCAGGAACTTCTCAGAGGAAAGCAG GGCCCTCCCAATTCTGAGGACTCAGACTGTGACAGCACTGAATTGGACAACTCCAGCAGCGTTGATGCCTTGCGGCCCCCAGCTTCCCTCCCTCCATGA